The genome window TTTAAAGGGAGGGGGTGTAAAAATGGGAGGGGCTTAGTGAGATGAATGGGCGGGGTTTGAAAGAAGGGGCGTGGTTTATTTAAATGAAGTGGGAGGGGCTTAGAGGGCGTGGCTTGGGTTTATTGGTGTTTTATTGGGAGTGggcggggtttgggggtttgaggggcggggccgggggcgtgTCCCGAgctggccccgccccctgcCAGGCCGGCTGAACGTGAAGAACGAGGAGCTGGACGCGATGATCAAAGAGGCCTCGGGGCCCATCAACTTCACCGTGTTCCTCACCATGTTCGGGGAGAAGCTCAAGGGTGGgcagaaaaccccaaattccctcccAAATCCCCGAAATTCAAAccgaaaaaaacccccaaaaaattcaccccgaaatattaaaaattcaacccaaaaaaacccccaagatTCCagcccaaaatgccccaaatccctgaaattcaaactgaaaaaaacccaaaaaaattcaCCCTGAAATACtaaaaattcacccaaaaaacccccaaaattccagcccaaAGTCCCTGAAattcaaaccaaaaaaaaacccccgaaattccagccccaaatcccccaaatccccgaaATTCAAACcgaaaaaaccccccaaaattccatcccaaaatcccccaaatccccaaaattcaaactgaataaaaccccaaaattccatccccaaatccccgaaatccccaaaattcaaaccagaaaaaaaaccccaaaattccatccccaaatccccaaaatccccaaaattcaaaccagaaaaaaaaccccaaaattccatccccaaatcccccaaatccccaaaattcaaacggaaaaaaacccaaaaaattcaccccgaaatattaaaaattcaccccaaaaaaacccccaaattccatccccaaatccctgaaatccccaaaattcaaaccgaaaaaaaacccccaaaattcacattgAAATACTAaaaactcaccccaaaaaaccccaaattccatcCCAAAATGCCCGAAacgccccaaatcccccagccccgccccgtTTGGCCCCGCCCCGTTTGACCCCGCCCCGTTTGGCCCCGCCCCAGGGGCGGACCCCGAGGACGTCATCATGGGCGCGTTCAAGGTGCTGGACCCGGACGGGAAAGGATCCATCAAGAAGAGTTTGTGAGTGGGGGGGcggctcccaaaatcccccaaattcaccccaaaacagccccggaacattgcccaaaatccccggaattTACCCCAGAATATTCCTGAAAATCTCCGAAATTtacccaaaaatatccccaaaatccctggaatTTACCCCATAATATTCCTGAAAATCTCcgaaatttaccccaaaatatccccaaaggACGCACtcgaaattccccaaatttaccccaaattagccccaaaatatccccgaaatattgcccaaaatccccggaattTACCCCAGAATATTCCTGAAAATCTCcgaaatttaccccaaaatatccccaaaatccccggaatttaacccaaaatattcctgaaaatatccaaaatttacccaaaaatatccccaaaatccccggaatttaacccaaaatattcctgaaaataTCCGAAATTtacccaaaaatatccccaaaggacacacccaaaatcccccaaattcgccccaaaatatccccgaaatattgcccaaaatccccggaattTACctcaaaatattcccaaaaatctctgaaatttaccccaaaatattcctgaaatatccctgaaatttaccccaaaatattcccccaaatccccaaaatttaccccaaaaaatccctgaaattttgggggtgggggaggggatttttggggtgggggaggggatttttggggtgggggaggggcggattttggggtgacccctcccccccccagcctggaggagctgctgacgACGCAGTGCGACCGCTTCACCCCCGAGGAGGtgagagccccaaaatcccccaaatccgccccaaaattcaccccaaaatcccccaaatccgccccaaaattcaccccaaaatcccccaaatccgccccaaaattcacccaaaaataccccaaaatctgccccaaaattcacccaaaaataccccaaaatctgccccaaaattcacccaaaaataccccaaaatccgccccaaaattcaccccaaaacacccaaaatccgccccaaaattcaacccaaaatcacccaaatctgccccaaaattcacccacaagtaccccaaaatccgccccaaaattcacccaaaaacacccgaaatcagccccaaaattcacccaaaatcccccaaatccgccccaaaattcaccccaaaatcccccaaatccgccccaaaattcacccaaaaataccccaaaatccgccccaaaattcaccccaaaacacccaaaatcagccccaaaattcacccaaaaccacccacaatcagccccaaaattcacccaaaaacacccaaaatcagccccaaaattcacccaaaaacacccaaaatccaccccaaaattcaacccaaaatcacccaaatctgccccaaaattcacccacaagtaccccaaaatccgccccaaaattcaacccaaaatcacccaaaatccgccccaaaattcaccccaaaatccgccccaaaattcacccaaaaacaccccaaaatcccccacaaaattcaccccaaagtcccccaaatccgccccaaaattcacccaaaaatacccccaaatctgccccaaaattcaccccaaaatcccccaaatccgccccaaaattcacccaaaaatacccGAAATCcgccccaaaattcacccaaaaatacccccaaatctgccccaaaattcacccaaaaacacccaaaatcagccccaaaattcacccaaaatccaccccaaaaccccccaaattcaccccaaaatccccataaaatcccaaaaaaatcccccaaaaattccaaataaattcccccaaaatctccaaatacccaaaaattcccaaaaaatccccaaaaatccccccaaaatcccccaaaattccaaataaatccccccaaaattccaaataaatccccccaaaaatccctccaaaatctCAAATAAATCCAAATAATTTCCCAAATAAATTCCAaataaatccccccaaaaaatcccaaaaaatccctcaaaaatcccaaatgaatcccccaaaaattcccaaacaaaacccaaaaaaatccctaaaaatccccaaaaaatccccataaaacccccaaaaatccccccaaaatccccaaatttccccaaatttccccctaATTGTCCCCAaaaattccgggaattccgggaattcccaaattcccagatcAAGAACATGTGGGCCGCCTTCCCGCCGGACGTGGCCGGCAACGTGGACTACAAGAACATTTGTTACGTCATCACCCACGGCGAGGACAAGGAGGGCGAgtagccccaaaatcccgggaattcgCCCCAAAAATCCGGGAATTCTGCCCCGAAAATCCGGgaattcactgcaaaaaatccggcAATAAACGcccaaaaaaatgggattttactGCGAAGAAATCTGGGAGTTTATGGCAAAAATATCTGGGATTTCACCCCGAAAATCCAGAAATTCATCAcaaaaaatttgggattttgccGCAAAAATCCGGGAATTCTGCCCCCAAAAATCCGGGAATTTActgcaaaaaaaatccaggaatttGCTGCAAAAAATCCGGGAATAAACCTCAAAAAAATGTGGGGTTTTCCGTTGGAATTTTTGGGCTTTTCTGTTGgaatttgtgggattttggcttggaattttggggtggaattttggggttttccattgaaattttggggtttcctgttggaatttttggggtggaattttggcCTTTTCcattggaatttttggggttttcccgttggaattttggggttttccattggaatttttggggttttcccgttggaatttttggggttttcccgttggaatttttggggttttcccgttggaatttttggggttttcccgttggaatttttggggtttttccgtTGGAATTTTTGGAGTTTTCCGTTGGAATGTCGGAATTTTCTGTGGagccgcccctccccctccccctccccccccaaacTCCGCACACGTGGGGGGAGGGGCCGAACCCGGTTTATttgcggggggcggggccgagggGGCGGAGCCCCGGgggggaggggatttgggggattttgggggattttgggggattttaagggattttgggggattttgggggattttgggtgattttgggggattttgggggattttgtgggattttgggggattttggggaattttggggaattttgagggattttgggggattttgagggattttgggggattttgagggattttgggggattttgggggattttgggggattttgagggatttggggtgattttggtggattttgggtgattttgggtgatttgggggggattttgggggattttgggtgattttgagggattttgggggattttgggggattttggtggattttgggggattttggtggatttttggtggattttgggggattttgagggattttgggggattttgggtgattttggggaattttgggtgatttggggtgatttggggtgattttggggggattttgggtgattttgggggattttgagggattttgggggattttgggggatttggggggattttggggaattttgagggattttggggtgattttgggggattttggtggattttgggggattttgggggatttt of Lonchura striata isolate bLonStr1 chromosome 35, bLonStr1.mat, whole genome shotgun sequence contains these proteins:
- the MYL11 gene encoding myosin regulatory light chain 11, which translates into the protein MAPKKAKRRAAEGSSNVFSMFDQTQIQEFKEAFTVIDQNRDGIIDKDDLRETFAAMGRLNVKNEELDAMIKEASGPINFTVFLTMFGEKLKGADPEDVIMGAFKVLDPDGKGSIKKSFLEELLTTQCDRFTPEEIKNMWAAFPPDVAGNVDYKNICYVITHGEDKEGE